The genomic segment GAGGGCTTCTCGCTTTCCGAATATGTGGAGCTATCAGATGGTCGTGCTATCCGAAATGGAATCGAGACAGATCCGAATGGTAAAGTGATCGCTTACTGGATAAGCAATAAACACCCGAATAGTACGATTCCACAAGGACATATAACACAATGGGCGCGCGTTGAGGCACAGAATTCGGTTTCCGGATTACCTAACGTGCTTTTTGTGATGGATGCGGAGAGGGCAGAGCAATATCGCGGTGTACCGTATCTTGCACCTGTCATCGAGCAAGTCAAACAAATGGACCGTTATGCCGAGGCAGAGATTGCAGCGGCGATTATCAATAGTTTTTTCGCTGCCTTTATTACACGAAAAGAAGGAGCAAAAAACGAATTACCGTTTACCAATCCCATTCCTGAAAGTGAGCAATTGAAACTGTCACCAGAGGAACGGCTCTCCAGTTACGAGTTGGGGCCAGGAACCATCAACATGCTGGCAGAAGGTGAGGAAGTGACCTTTGGCGATCCGACGCATCCGAATGCTGGCTTTGATTCGTTTACAAAGGTCATGGCGCAGTTAGCAGGCGCAGCGCTGGACATGCCATATGAAGTGCTGCTTTCTGTGTTCAACAGTAGCTATTCAGCGAGTCGAGCTGCACTCTTGCAAGCGTGGAGATCCTTCCGGGACCGTCGTGATTGGTTCTCGCATGATTTCTGTCAGCCGGTCTACGAAACATGGTTGTTTGAAGCCGTGGCAACCGGACGTATTAAGGCACCTGGATTCTTTAACGATCCAGTCATGCGAAAGCTTTGGGGCCAAGCCATTTGGATTGGACCGAGTCCCGGTCAAATCGACCCTGAGAAAGAAGTAGATGCTGCCGTGAAACGAATCAACAACGGATTTAGCACGCACGAACGGGAAACGGCGGAGCTCACAGGGATGGACTGGGATAGCAATATTGACGTGCTGACGCGTGAGTGGGAGGCACGTCGGGACCTGCCACAAGCACATATTCCGGGCATGAAAGGAGGTGACAAACAAAATGCCAAAACGGATTGAAGTTAGAGGCGTAATCATACCGAATGACCATCAATGGATTTATGACTTATTCGAAATGGATGCAACAAGCCCAGGAAAAATATCGAAAGCTATTGCGGAAGCAAACGGCGATGATCTTGAGGTCATTATCAACTCAGGCGGTGGTGATGTTTATTCGGGCAGTGAAATCTATACCATGTTGAAAAGCCATCCAGCTGGTGTTGACGTCCAAATCGTTGGCGTGGCAGCTAGTGCTGCTTCTGTCGCGTCCATGGGTGGAAAGAAGGTCAGAATGTCACCAACGGCACAATTCATGATTCATAACGCCAAGACTCGGACTCAGGGAGATAAGTGGGAGCATCGTCACACAGCAGATTTCCTCCAAGCGGTCGATAAGTCCATTGCGAATGCATACCGACTAAAAACAGGGTTGTCTCAGAACGAATTGAGTACCCTCATGAACCGCGAAACGTGGATGACGGCACAAGAAGCATTGGCGAAAGGGTTTATTGATGAAATCATGTTTGACGATTCGAATCAGCTCAGTGCTGTCGCGCATGCAGGCATCGAAATGATTCCCCAACAGGTGATAGACCGTGTCCGAAATGAAATTATGAAGTTCCAAACGGAAGGAGCGAGCAGTATGTTAGTAACCAATCAAACTCAAGTAATCGATCCCCAACCACCGACAGCGTCAAATACAGCAGCAGCGCCACAACCACCCGCACCGACTCAGGTACAAAATACGCAGGATGCAGCTGCACAAGAGCGGGAACGTCTTCGCGCCATTGACTCCATTGCCGCAAACATCGACCCTGCCTTAGTCAACGAAGCGAAGTATGGGGAAAACCCAATGACAGCAGCTGATCTTGCTCTCAAAGCTATACAAGAGGGCAAGATGATCAATAACGGCATATTCAATGCGGCAGTAGCAGCTAATCAAGCGTCTGGAGCTCCTGGTGTGACAGCTCAATCACAACAACAAAACACGGAAAAAGAGTATGACTTGAACAACTTGAAAGACGTGAATGCAGTCTTCCAGCAACTCGCACATGCGCATTCAATGCAGCGCCTACAAAAATAAGGAGGAATAACCATGGCAAACATTTCTACTACATTTGGCACGGTGGATAATCAGTCCTTTTTCGCGGGAACGGAAGTGTCCGCAATGACCACATCTGTGACATTACTTGCTGGTCAAGGGAAGCTCAAACGCGGATCGGTACTTGGCAAGATCACCGCCAACGGGAAGTATGCGTTGGTAAATAAAGCAGCAACAGACGGAAGTCAGATCGCGTCATTGGTTTTATCTGAGGACGTGGACACAACCGGAGCTGATGTAAACGCAGTAGCGTATAAAACGGGTGTTTTTCGATATGACGCTCTGAAAGTGGCGGCCGGCGATTCAGTGGCCAACCACAAAGATGAGCTTCGCACCGTCAATATCCATTACAAAACTGATCGGGGGTAAACAACCGTGAAAATTAAACAATCTGCCATCGCAGGACGTTTTATGAGTCCGCAAAATGCCGCAACTGTTACAGGTGGTGGCATTAGCATCTACGAACCACAAACCATGCTTCCATCGTTTCAACGAAGAATGCCAGTTACAACGTTCCTTCGGGACATGTTCTTCCCTGGAGAGGAGACTTTCGATACAAAGCATGTTCTAGTGGATTTCTACAAAAACCGCCAACGTGTTGCACCACTTGTTGCAGAAGGCAGTATGCCAATTAATATCAAGCGAGATGGATTTGAAACGAAAATTTATACGCCACCTTTTATCAACCTATCTTCCCCAATTGACATCAGCATGCTACAAACTCGCATGCCTGGGGAAGCGGTATTTGGCGGTATGTCGCCAGATGAGCGGGCTGTACAACAGATGAACCGCGACTTTTTGGAGCTCTCCGACATGGTCACACGCCGCGAAGAGTTAATGGGTGCAGAACTTCTGCAGACGGGTAAACTAACAGTATCCGGTTACATTGATGATGCCGCAACGATTGTTCGTACTGATACCATCGACTTTGGGTTTGACAACATGATCAACCTTACAGCCGGAAGCCAATGGAACCAGACTACGTCCAAAAAGTATGAAGACTTGGAGGAAGCGGTCAGAAAATCTCGAAAGGCTGGATACAATCCAACTGTCGCCCTCCTTGGTGATGAGGCGTGGGCTAATCTTCGAGCAGACGATAATTTCATGACGAAGTTTATGGACCTGCGATACGCGCAATTCGGAACGATCAATCCCCAGCTCAGCATTGAGAATGGAAATGGTTATACTTACATTGGCCGTTTAACCGAACTTGGACTCGATGTGTACCGATATGATGCGTGGTACTATGATGACACAACGCAGTCTCTTAAACCATACATCGACCCCGAAAAGGTCATTGTCGCGCCACGAAATATCGGGGAGCTTTTGTACGGTGCAAATACCTTCATCCCAGAAGGTAGTATCAACTATGTTACTGTAGCAGGGCCTCGTGCGACAAAGGTAACAGTCAACCATGAGACCGATGTGAAATCTCTTATTGTGAAGAGCCGTCCATTGCCGAAGCCGTTTGACGTATCTGCATGGTCTGTTATCAAAACGCGCGCGTAGGAGGAAACTATCATGCGATTTCAAGTGCAAATTGGAATAGTGAAGCATAATGGTGTCTTTCATGAGAAGGGCGCCATTTTTAATGCTCACAAAAAGGATGTAGCGCATCTGATCGGTGAAGGGGCAGTAGTGCAGTTTGAAGAGACTGAACCTGACAGAAAAACTGATAGTGATGTAGGCTCTGGTGGAATAACGAGCGAGGATACGGAACAGGACGGGCATTCTGACGATAATCAAGAGCTTAATTTAAATCTTGATACGGACAAATTGATTGTAAACGCGCCCAAATGAGCACATTCAAGGACCAACTAAAGGCGGATGCCACTGTCTTTCTCAATACAGGCGAATTTGCAGATGAAATTGACATCGACGGGAAGAAGATTACGGGATTGATTGAGCCTGTCGCGATTGGTGGGGGGAATCGATCGTACTCCTACCCGACCCATGACCGCGAATACACGGAAGAAATAATGCTCTATGTGAGCCGAGCCGATTTTACATTCATTCCACCAGTTGGACACACGTTAAAAATAAACAAAAAAGCGTATGTAATTGTAGCTCCACCTTCTGATCTTGAGGGCATTTTGGAAATCCGTCTTGGAGGGAATTCAAACCCATGATTGATTTCGACAACTCCATCAAACAGAGACTGAATGAAGCGGCAAATCTTTTGGCACATATTCCGAAGCAAATTCCAAAGGTACAGGCACGGGCAATGAACCGTGCCCTGTCCAGCGGGAAAACGGAAGCGGCTGCCAGGGTGAGGGATACGTACCTTGTCCGAAAAAGAGACGTCAGCGAGACGATGGAGCTCAAAAAAGCATCCGCGAATAATCTGGACGGCAGTCTGGAATCAAAGGGCCATGTGATGCCACTGATTCGTTTTCGTGTCACGCCGAAATCGCCGCAGCCTGGTAGAAAAAAACCGATCTTGGCCCAAGTATTACGAGCTGGCGGGAAATCTCCGATTCCTGGTGCGTTTGTTGCAAAAGTCAGAAATGTGGCCTCCGTATACAGACGCACGACACCAAAGAGGTTTCCAATCAAAGGACTCTATGCACCTGCTGTACCGCAAATGCTAGACAACGAGAAGGTACGAAAATCAATACAGAATAAAATGCTGGAGACATTAGACAAGCGTCTCGAGCATGAAATAGGACGGGTGCTAGATGGTTAATGTTGTCCTAGTTAATAAGCTGAAAGAGCGTATTGAAACGCTTGTAAAAGATTTTGTGCTACCCACCAACGTAAATGGCCACGATTACAAAGCACCACAGGTAGTCAGCGGGTTCCTGAGTGAGAGCAAGCAATCACCGGTAGCCGATCCGCAAGAAATCAAAGCGGAGCTGCCCGCCGTTGTTGTTCGTTTTCGGAGAGAGAACGACGGGAGGCAGGCAAACATTGTTAAAATTCGTGTAATCGTCATCACATACAGCGAAGATGAACAAAACGGCTGGATTGATAGCCTGAATGTAGCGAATCGGATAAAGATTGGGTTAAAAAGAGATCCGATCATTGACGATCGCTTTCAGATCGATGACGAATCTTTCGAAACAGAGCAACCGGACGAGCAGCCATTCCCAGAATGGGCGACATACATCACGTTCGACGTACTGATTCCACAAGTACAGTCCGAATTTGATTGGGAGGTATTTTATAAATGAGCAAAGCAGAATCAAAGGTGACTGCTAAAGAACCAATGCACGTCATCTACTGCGGGAGTAGTTTACGTGATGGCACTCTGCATCGATACGCGCTATTTACGGACGGAATTCCACAACATCTGAGCAAGCACATCGAAGCGTGCCCTGCCATCAAGAAAATGTTTGTGCCTGTAGAAAAGCTGTCCCAAGCAGAAGCGGCGATCAGAGATCATGGAACACCGGAGAGCGTCTTTTTCCAGCAGACCGCTGATTACGCCGCAGGAAAGAGAGTTGAAGAATAGTGGCCTATAAACACCAGGTATCTATCTCAGAAAGTGGTACGAGTGTCCTTTCGCCTGTTGAAGCTGCAGCCGGATTGCCCGTCTATTTCGGTACGGCTCCTATCCATTTGACAGACAATCCATCCGCATATGTGAATAAGCCGGTACTGGCCTACAGCTATGAGGAAGCGGTAAAGGCTCT from the Brevibacillus brevis genome contains:
- a CDS encoding head maturation protease, ClpP-related — protein: MPKRIEVRGVIIPNDHQWIYDLFEMDATSPGKISKAIAEANGDDLEVIINSGGGDVYSGSEIYTMLKSHPAGVDVQIVGVAASAASVASMGGKKVRMSPTAQFMIHNAKTRTQGDKWEHRHTADFLQAVDKSIANAYRLKTGLSQNELSTLMNRETWMTAQEALAKGFIDEIMFDDSNQLSAVAHAGIEMIPQQVIDRVRNEIMKFQTEGASSMLVTNQTQVIDPQPPTASNTAAAPQPPAPTQVQNTQDAAAQERERLRAIDSIAANIDPALVNEAKYGENPMTAADLALKAIQEGKMINNGIFNAAVAANQASGAPGVTAQSQQQNTEKEYDLNNLKDVNAVFQQLAHAHSMQRLQK
- a CDS encoding phage portal protein, whose protein sequence is MKFIDKTIEWLSPTMALKREVNRAKLSALRKATNSGYSNSGASRRKNSMKGWNSDSKSPQEDIGQNLAVLRERSRDLYMGGGLATGAIKKNQSNIVGSGLTLKCQLNYRLLGITAEQAKEWEDRTEFEFNLWASSKIDNTGLNDFYDAQRIMLTGWLLNGDSLAVMKYADAAERLNPYRMRLHLIEGDRLNNPNHTQGYSPILTTEGFSLSEYVELSDGRAIRNGIETDPNGKVIAYWISNKHPNSTIPQGHITQWARVEAQNSVSGLPNVLFVMDAERAEQYRGVPYLAPVIEQVKQMDRYAEAEIAAAIINSFFAAFITRKEGAKNELPFTNPIPESEQLKLSPEERLSSYELGPGTINMLAEGEEVTFGDPTHPNAGFDSFTKVMAQLAGAALDMPYEVLLSVFNSSYSASRAALLQAWRSFRDRRDWFSHDFCQPVYETWLFEAVATGRIKAPGFFNDPVMRKLWGQAIWIGPSPGQIDPEKEVDAAVKRINNGFSTHERETAELTGMDWDSNIDVLTREWEARRDLPQAHIPGMKGGDKQNAKTD
- a CDS encoding major capsid protein, whose translation is MKIKQSAIAGRFMSPQNAATVTGGGISIYEPQTMLPSFQRRMPVTTFLRDMFFPGEETFDTKHVLVDFYKNRQRVAPLVAEGSMPINIKRDGFETKIYTPPFINLSSPIDISMLQTRMPGEAVFGGMSPDERAVQQMNRDFLELSDMVTRREELMGAELLQTGKLTVSGYIDDAATIVRTDTIDFGFDNMINLTAGSQWNQTTSKKYEDLEEAVRKSRKAGYNPTVALLGDEAWANLRADDNFMTKFMDLRYAQFGTINPQLSIENGNGYTYIGRLTELGLDVYRYDAWYYDDTTQSLKPYIDPEKVIVAPRNIGELLYGANTFIPEGSINYVTVAGPRATKVTVNHETDVKSLIVKSRPLPKPFDVSAWSVIKTRA
- a CDS encoding phage tail protein; this encodes MIDFDNSIKQRLNEAANLLAHIPKQIPKVQARAMNRALSSGKTEAAARVRDTYLVRKRDVSETMELKKASANNLDGSLESKGHVMPLIRFRVTPKSPQPGRKKPILAQVLRAGGKSPIPGAFVAKVRNVASVYRRTTPKRFPIKGLYAPAVPQMLDNEKVRKSIQNKMLETLDKRLEHEIGRVLDG
- a CDS encoding sugar transporter translates to MSTFKDQLKADATVFLNTGEFADEIDIDGKKITGLIEPVAIGGGNRSYSYPTHDREYTEEIMLYVSRADFTFIPPVGHTLKINKKAYVIVAPPSDLEGILEIRLGGNSNP
- a CDS encoding head decoration protein — encoded protein: MANISTTFGTVDNQSFFAGTEVSAMTTSVTLLAGQGKLKRGSVLGKITANGKYALVNKAATDGSQIASLVLSEDVDTTGADVNAVAYKTGVFRYDALKVAAGDSVANHKDELRTVNIHYKTDRG